From the genome of Naumannella halotolerans, one region includes:
- a CDS encoding fumarylacetoacetate hydrolase family protein, whose amino-acid sequence MRVARFSTGDAPRYGLVELARDNGEHPDTIAVLTGDPIAMPVQLTGERVGLDAARLLAPVIPRSKVIAVGRNYADHAKELGNEVPKTPLTFFKPNTAVIGPGDQIIAPAASKELHFEGELAVVIGRIASQVPAERAQEVIFGYTVGNDATLRDLQKSDGQWARAKGFDTSCPLGPWIVTHFTIEEAGELALSSSVDGRQRQSGNTSDMIFPIAQLVEYISSYTTLLPGDVILTGTPAGVGELRPGQQVSVHIEGIGTLTNPVGEPGTPVVSASADEAPRAEGEQA is encoded by the coding sequence ATGCGCGTTGCACGATTCTCCACCGGTGATGCCCCTCGTTACGGGCTGGTCGAACTGGCCCGCGACAACGGGGAACATCCCGACACCATCGCGGTCCTGACCGGCGACCCGATCGCGATGCCGGTCCAGCTCACCGGTGAACGGGTCGGCCTCGACGCCGCCCGGCTGCTGGCGCCGGTGATTCCCCGGTCGAAGGTGATCGCGGTCGGCCGGAACTATGCCGATCACGCCAAGGAACTCGGCAACGAGGTGCCGAAGACCCCGCTGACGTTCTTCAAGCCGAACACAGCGGTGATCGGCCCGGGTGACCAGATCATCGCCCCGGCGGCATCGAAGGAACTGCACTTCGAGGGCGAGCTCGCCGTGGTGATCGGCAGGATCGCCTCCCAGGTGCCGGCCGAACGCGCCCAGGAGGTGATCTTCGGCTACACCGTCGGCAATGACGCCACCTTGCGCGATCTGCAGAAGTCCGACGGTCAGTGGGCCCGGGCGAAGGGTTTCGACACCTCCTGCCCGCTGGGGCCGTGGATCGTCACCCACTTCACGATCGAGGAGGCCGGGGAGCTCGCGCTCAGCAGCTCGGTCGACGGCCGGCAGCGGCAGTCCGGGAACACCTCCGACATGATCTTCCCGATCGCCCAGCTGGTGGAGTACATCAGCTCCTACACCACCTTGCTGCCCGGTGACGTGATCCTCACCGGTACACCCGCCGGGGTCGGTGAGCTCAGACCGGGTCAGCAGGTGAGTGTGCACATCGAGGGGATCGGAACCCTGACCAATCCGGTCGGTGAACCGGGTACACCGGTGGTCTCGGCGAGCGCCGACGAGGCGCCGCGGGCGGAAGGAGAGCAGGCATGA
- a CDS encoding DUF3644 domain-containing protein, protein MAQPYVSSRRLVANSLSAMLSAIEVYNKPRMEYRDEVTVVLIVNAWELALKAALKQAKKRVFYRKKTGQPYRTLAVEDALKQALNHNLFPPGVDGTAVAANVSALVEYRNRAVHLYAADLGEMVYPFMQTSVLNYRDYMLDRFNKDLADSITWQLLPLGARTPSEPIQFMKADPSKSAVAEVREFIDGLRRLLDEAQAAGGDMQRVASVYDVHLRSTKTVTSRDLEVAVANDGEKVVVRKADPNQTHPYSATELLQRVNAKRAGRELNSRDHQALCWKEHLRDDPRMAWKHGNAATHVWSGDAVNHMAKLEDGYYDQVRSEYNAYLQSKRV, encoded by the coding sequence ATGGCGCAGCCCTACGTCTCCAGTCGTCGCTTGGTCGCCAACTCGCTCTCAGCGATGCTGTCGGCCATCGAGGTCTACAACAAGCCGCGGATGGAGTATCGCGACGAGGTCACCGTCGTGCTCATCGTGAACGCCTGGGAACTCGCATTGAAGGCTGCCCTGAAGCAGGCAAAGAAGCGCGTCTTCTACAGGAAGAAGACCGGCCAGCCGTACCGGACCCTGGCAGTCGAGGACGCCTTGAAGCAGGCCCTCAACCACAACCTCTTCCCGCCTGGTGTCGATGGCACCGCAGTCGCCGCGAACGTGAGCGCCCTTGTCGAATACCGCAACCGTGCCGTACACCTCTACGCGGCCGACCTCGGAGAGATGGTCTACCCGTTCATGCAGACGAGTGTGCTCAACTACCGGGACTACATGCTCGACCGGTTCAACAAGGATCTCGCGGACTCCATCACATGGCAGCTGCTGCCCCTGGGTGCAAGAACCCCGTCCGAGCCGATCCAGTTCATGAAGGCCGACCCATCCAAGTCCGCAGTCGCTGAGGTGCGAGAGTTCATCGACGGCTTACGCAGGTTGCTCGACGAAGCACAAGCCGCCGGAGGCGACATGCAGCGCGTGGCATCCGTCTACGACGTCCACCTCCGGTCGACGAAAACTGTGACGAGTCGCGACCTCGAGGTAGCCGTGGCCAATGACGGGGAGAAGGTCGTGGTGAGGAAGGCTGACCCCAACCAGACGCACCCCTACAGCGCCACCGAGTTGCTCCAACGCGTCAACGCGAAACGCGCAGGTAGGGAGCTCAATTCTCGCGACCACCAAGCGCTCTGTTGGAAGGAGCACCTTCGAGATGATCCTCGCATGGCATGGAAGCACGGCAACGCCGCAACTCATGTCTGGTCTGGCGACGCCGTGAACCATATGGCCAAACTCGAGGACGGGTACTACGACCAAGTGCGATCTGAGTACAACGCATATCTCCAGAGCAAGCGGGTCTGA
- a CDS encoding restriction endonuclease subunit S — protein sequence MFNDLPRYEGYTESAVAWAPPLPQHWLVERGKSLFRRVQRAPDESDGVVTCFRDGVVTLRSRRRTTGFTESLKEIGYQGIRRGDLVIHAMDAFAGAVGVSDSDGKGTPVYSVCVPRREANPYYFAAVVREMARTSWIHSLAKGVRERSTDFRFDAFAVQPLPVPPPAEQAAIVKYLAHANARIDKAIAAKRRLAALLREEEKVVSQDMFAALDAPIVRAKDVCLRIIDCKNRTPEYVADGRFHVIRTSCIRSGKFSMEGSYPTDEQNFRVWTQRGVPEFGDVFFTREAPAGEAALVPEAIDVCLGQRMMLYRPDPAKIRSEYFMHAIYDEPARGFINVATNGSTVGHLRVGDVGAIPVRVPELSVQDQVLQKLRDVATSTTRAVERALQEVRLLQEFRTRLVADVVTGQVDVRAVAASLPDAPIDGAVPELGDGLEDVLDEGEGERLASQ from the coding sequence ATGTTCAACGATCTTCCACGCTATGAGGGCTACACGGAGAGCGCGGTAGCGTGGGCACCTCCGCTGCCGCAGCATTGGCTGGTCGAACGAGGAAAGTCATTGTTCCGTCGTGTGCAGCGAGCGCCAGATGAGTCCGATGGTGTGGTTACGTGCTTTCGTGACGGCGTAGTCACTCTTCGCAGCCGTCGTCGTACCACTGGGTTCACCGAGTCTTTGAAGGAGATCGGATACCAAGGGATTCGACGCGGTGATCTTGTGATTCACGCGATGGATGCATTCGCGGGAGCAGTCGGTGTCTCTGATAGTGATGGCAAGGGGACACCCGTGTACAGCGTCTGCGTGCCGCGACGCGAAGCCAACCCGTACTACTTCGCGGCTGTGGTGCGTGAAATGGCAAGAACCTCGTGGATTCACTCGTTGGCGAAGGGCGTTCGCGAACGATCGACGGACTTCCGTTTCGATGCTTTCGCTGTGCAACCGCTGCCTGTTCCGCCGCCAGCAGAGCAGGCAGCGATCGTGAAGTACCTCGCCCACGCGAACGCCCGCATCGACAAGGCCATCGCCGCAAAGCGCCGTCTTGCCGCATTGCTGCGCGAGGAAGAAAAAGTCGTCAGCCAGGATATGTTCGCTGCTCTAGATGCGCCGATTGTTCGAGCAAAGGACGTTTGTCTACGCATCATCGACTGTAAGAATCGAACGCCAGAGTATGTGGCCGACGGCAGGTTTCATGTGATTCGGACTTCGTGTATCAGGTCGGGGAAGTTCTCGATGGAGGGAAGCTACCCTACGGACGAGCAAAACTTCCGCGTGTGGACTCAGCGAGGAGTCCCGGAATTCGGTGATGTCTTCTTCACGCGTGAAGCTCCCGCAGGAGAGGCTGCTCTGGTGCCAGAGGCTATTGACGTTTGCCTCGGTCAGCGGATGATGCTGTATCGGCCCGACCCCGCCAAGATTCGCTCTGAATACTTCATGCACGCGATCTACGACGAACCTGCTCGTGGGTTCATAAACGTGGCAACAAACGGCAGTACCGTTGGACATCTTCGCGTGGGAGATGTTGGCGCGATTCCGGTACGTGTCCCAGAGCTATCGGTGCAGGACCAGGTGCTCCAGAAACTTCGCGATGTGGCCACTTCGACAACGCGCGCCGTGGAAAGAGCCCTGCAAGAAGTACGTCTTCTCCAGGAGTTCCGCACGCGCCTGGTCGCTGATGTTGTTACAGGCCAGGTCGACGTTCGTGCCGTTGCTGCGTCCTTGCCTGACGCTCCGATCGACGGCGCAGTCCCAGAACTGGGAGACGGACTTGAGGATGTGCTGGACGAAGGTGAGGGGGAGCGTCTTGCATCTCAATGA
- the gltX gene encoding glutamate--tRNA ligase codes for MSDEVLGDLAPTEVRVRFCPSPTGNLHVGGVRTALFNWAFARHYGGTLVLRVEDTDAERSTRESEQYLIDSLKWLGLDWDEGPEVGGPDGPYRQSERFDIYREVATKLLDGGYAYECYCTTAEVEERAKLRPKGAPSGYDGFCRDLSEDQRAAFLAEGRKPVLRMRIPDGEIAFDDLVRGPVSFSSEYVPDYVIVRANGHPLYTLVNPVDDALMRITHVLRGEDLLSSTPRQLIMYTALGAVGVTDGTVPRFGHLPFVMGEGNKKLSKRDTGGGLDEYRKAGYLPEGLLNYLALLGWAIADDRDVFSKEEMAQAFDIRRVNSSASRFDPKKALAINASHIRMLGHDELAAALVPYLAEAGLISDPPTDAEQQLLSATVPLINERINTLAEAVSMAGFLFVADDRIEYSEGAFKPADAETLAAAQAALSEVEFDHASIEMALRTALVDGLGLKPRNAFGPVRTAVTGSKISPPLFESLELLGRESALARIDRAIAVVPAE; via the coding sequence ATGAGCGATGAGGTACTCGGTGATCTTGCACCGACCGAGGTGCGGGTACGGTTCTGCCCCTCGCCGACCGGCAACCTGCACGTCGGCGGGGTACGTACCGCGCTGTTCAACTGGGCCTTCGCCCGTCACTACGGCGGGACACTGGTGCTGCGGGTGGAGGACACCGACGCCGAACGTTCGACCCGGGAGTCCGAGCAGTACCTGATCGACTCGTTGAAGTGGCTCGGTCTGGACTGGGACGAGGGTCCCGAGGTCGGTGGCCCCGACGGGCCGTACCGGCAGTCGGAGCGGTTCGACATCTACCGCGAGGTGGCAACCAAGTTGCTCGACGGCGGGTACGCCTATGAGTGCTACTGCACCACCGCCGAGGTCGAGGAACGGGCGAAGCTGCGGCCGAAGGGCGCTCCGTCGGGTTACGACGGGTTCTGCCGTGACCTGAGCGAGGACCAGCGTGCGGCCTTCCTCGCCGAAGGGCGCAAACCCGTGCTGCGGATGCGGATCCCCGACGGCGAGATCGCCTTCGACGACCTGGTTCGCGGGCCGGTCTCGTTCTCCTCGGAGTATGTTCCCGATTACGTGATCGTCCGCGCCAACGGGCACCCGCTCTACACCTTGGTGAACCCGGTCGACGACGCCTTGATGCGGATCACCCATGTCCTGCGCGGTGAGGATCTGCTGTCCTCGACCCCGCGTCAGTTGATCATGTACACCGCGCTCGGAGCAGTCGGGGTGACCGACGGCACCGTACCCCGCTTCGGGCACCTGCCGTTCGTCATGGGGGAGGGCAACAAGAAGCTCTCCAAGCGTGATACCGGTGGCGGTCTGGACGAGTACCGCAAGGCGGGTTATCTGCCGGAGGGCCTGTTGAACTATCTGGCGCTGCTCGGCTGGGCGATCGCCGACGACCGGGATGTCTTCAGCAAGGAGGAGATGGCGCAGGCCTTCGACATCCGGCGGGTCAACTCCAGTGCTTCCCGGTTCGACCCGAAGAAGGCCCTGGCGATCAACGCCTCGCACATCCGGATGCTGGGTCACGACGAACTGGCCGCCGCGCTGGTGCCCTACCTGGCCGAGGCCGGACTGATCTCCGATCCGCCCACCGATGCCGAACAGCAGCTGCTGAGCGCGACCGTGCCGTTGATCAACGAGCGGATCAACACCCTCGCCGAGGCGGTGTCGATGGCCGGCTTCCTGTTCGTGGCCGATGATCGGATCGAGTACTCCGAGGGTGCGTTCAAGCCGGCTGATGCAGAGACCCTGGCGGCGGCGCAGGCGGCCCTGTCGGAGGTCGAGTTCGATCATGCCTCGATCGAGATGGCCTTGCGGACCGCGTTGGTCGACGGTCTCGGCCTGAAGCCCCGGAACGCCTTCGGCCCGGTACGTACCGCGGTCACCGGTTCGAAGATCTCGCCGCCGCTGTTCGAGTCCCTCGAACTGCTCGGCCGCGAGTCCGCACTGGCTCGGATCGACCGGGCGATCGCTGTCGTACCGGCTGAGTGA
- a CDS encoding CPBP family intramembrane glutamic endopeptidase, which translates to MSRTAPVQERPDPGLRYTAMVHRTRPGALLAVALLAVAGFVIISSLFSQGLLTVGWFVTGRPGELADYLAAGRAFETPLGMVATNLALGSTIAVAVGCLRLLGLGPRWLISVAGTVRLRWAVVCLLPAVIIFGVLGALGMGAGEAPSPYLWAFVVVIVLTVPTQAIAEELIFRGVLAQALGGIGGAVLGIVGPALVFALLHGSQDLWLFLNRFGFGIVAGVIVWCTGGLEAVMVAHVVNNLIAFGIAAFGPGVAAARTMATMSPTDALLGLAGYLVFGLVVVAIQRIRGPVAVTG; encoded by the coding sequence GTGAGCCGGACCGCCCCGGTGCAGGAGCGGCCGGACCCGGGTCTGCGTTACACCGCCATGGTGCACCGCACCCGGCCGGGTGCCCTGCTGGCCGTGGCCCTGCTCGCCGTGGCCGGCTTCGTGATCATCAGTTCCCTGTTCTCCCAGGGACTGTTGACCGTGGGCTGGTTCGTCACCGGGCGTCCGGGTGAGTTGGCGGACTACCTCGCCGCCGGGCGGGCCTTCGAGACCCCGCTGGGGATGGTCGCGACCAACCTGGCACTGGGGTCCACCATCGCCGTCGCAGTCGGGTGCCTGCGGCTGCTGGGTCTCGGCCCGCGCTGGCTGATCTCGGTCGCCGGTACGGTCCGCCTGCGCTGGGCCGTCGTCTGCCTGCTGCCCGCCGTGATCATCTTCGGGGTGCTCGGGGCTCTCGGTATGGGTGCCGGAGAGGCACCGTCGCCGTACCTGTGGGCCTTCGTGGTGGTGATCGTGCTGACCGTACCCACCCAGGCGATCGCCGAGGAGTTGATCTTCCGCGGGGTGCTCGCCCAGGCGCTCGGCGGGATCGGCGGAGCGGTACTCGGCATCGTCGGTCCGGCTCTGGTGTTCGCGCTGCTGCACGGGTCGCAGGACCTGTGGTTGTTCCTCAATCGGTTCGGGTTCGGCATCGTTGCCGGGGTGATCGTGTGGTGCACCGGTGGACTGGAGGCAGTGATGGTCGCCCATGTGGTGAACAACCTGATCGCCTTCGGCATCGCCGCCTTCGGCCCCGGTGTCGCAGCCGCCCGCACCATGGCCACCATGAGCCCCACCGATGCCTTGCTCGGATTGGCCGGTTACCTGGTGTTCGGGTTGGTGGTGGTGGCGATCCAACGGATCCGCGGGCCGGTCGCCGTCACCGGTTGA
- a CDS encoding type I restriction-modification system subunit M, whose product MSLATVVSSLGPDLGPDLAKRRTVLPQSSINHARIVALIWNIADDVLRDLYVRGKYRDVILPFTVLRRLDSVLAPTRDAVRSMKKILDDAGIADQDAPLRDAAKQDFYNTSGFSLQDLRHTSNATRLRQNFEAYLDGFSPNVQEIIDNFELRNQLPRLTKADALGSLIEKFLAPDLDLSPAGIDNHGMGTVFEELVRRFNEENNEEAGEHWTPRDAVRLMTRLMFEPIAEAIPSGTYRLYDGAMGTGGMLTVAEETLHHLTEPSGKKVSTHLYGQEINAETYAIAKADLILKGDGRAADNIIGGPEYSTLSNDAFAGQEFDFMLSNPPYGKSWKTDQDRLGGAKKIIDPRFVVTHDGDSDYSLVTRSSDGQLMFLANLISKMKQGTELGSRIASVHNGSSLFTGDAGQGESNIRRWIIENDWLEAIVALPLKMFYNTGIATYVWVLTNRKEERRKGKVQLIDATGWSTPLRKNLGEKGVEVSPADADRVLEALKAFDQYEDTDRSKVFDGADFGYHKITVERPLRIAGADPQRVYTAKEIKQLKEEGVRDETAPAVIRKALPYAAAPDPLHGRYEATIDGRVRVVEYEPDTELRDTEQVPLTEPAGDCADGIEAFFRREVLLYAPDAWIDNSKTKVGYEISFTRHFYQPAPMRTLEEIQADIRALEAETDDLITEIAGEI is encoded by the coding sequence GTGTCCTTGGCTACAGTCGTCTCGTCGCTCGGCCCCGACCTAGGGCCTGATCTCGCCAAGAGGAGGACTGTCTTGCCGCAAAGCTCCATCAACCACGCCCGCATCGTCGCGCTCATCTGGAACATCGCCGACGACGTGCTCCGTGACTTGTATGTCCGCGGCAAGTACCGCGACGTGATCCTGCCGTTCACGGTCCTGCGCCGACTCGACAGCGTCCTCGCACCGACGCGCGACGCCGTCAGGTCTATGAAGAAGATTCTGGACGACGCAGGGATCGCCGACCAGGACGCCCCGCTCCGCGACGCGGCCAAGCAGGACTTCTACAACACCTCGGGCTTCTCGCTGCAGGATCTGCGCCACACGTCCAACGCGACCCGGCTGCGGCAGAACTTCGAGGCGTACCTGGACGGCTTCTCGCCGAACGTGCAGGAGATCATCGACAACTTCGAGCTGCGCAACCAGCTTCCCCGCCTGACCAAGGCGGACGCGCTCGGCTCGCTGATCGAGAAGTTCCTCGCACCCGACCTCGACCTCTCGCCTGCGGGCATCGACAACCATGGGATGGGCACGGTCTTCGAGGAGCTCGTGCGCCGGTTCAACGAGGAGAACAACGAAGAGGCCGGCGAGCACTGGACGCCGCGCGACGCCGTCCGACTCATGACCCGGCTCATGTTCGAGCCGATCGCCGAAGCGATCCCCTCGGGCACCTACCGCCTGTACGACGGCGCGATGGGCACCGGAGGCATGCTGACCGTCGCTGAGGAGACGCTCCACCACCTGACGGAGCCCTCAGGCAAGAAGGTCTCCACCCACCTGTACGGGCAGGAGATCAACGCCGAAACGTACGCGATCGCGAAGGCAGACCTCATCCTCAAGGGCGATGGCCGGGCAGCGGACAACATCATCGGTGGACCGGAGTACTCCACGTTGTCGAACGACGCCTTCGCCGGGCAGGAGTTCGACTTCATGCTCTCCAACCCGCCCTACGGCAAGAGCTGGAAGACCGACCAGGACCGGCTCGGCGGCGCGAAGAAGATCATCGACCCTCGGTTCGTCGTCACCCACGACGGCGACAGCGACTACTCCCTCGTGACCCGCAGCAGCGACGGGCAACTGATGTTCCTTGCGAACCTGATCTCGAAGATGAAGCAGGGCACCGAGCTGGGGTCTCGGATAGCGTCGGTCCACAACGGGTCGTCGTTGTTCACGGGCGACGCAGGCCAGGGGGAGAGCAACATCCGCCGCTGGATCATCGAGAACGACTGGCTCGAGGCGATCGTCGCACTGCCGCTGAAGATGTTCTACAACACGGGCATCGCGACCTACGTGTGGGTGCTCACCAATCGAAAGGAGGAGCGCCGCAAGGGCAAGGTGCAGCTCATCGACGCCACCGGTTGGTCCACGCCGTTGCGCAAGAACCTGGGGGAGAAGGGCGTCGAGGTCAGCCCTGCCGATGCAGACAGGGTGCTCGAGGCGCTCAAGGCCTTCGACCAGTACGAGGACACCGACCGTTCCAAGGTCTTCGACGGGGCGGACTTCGGCTACCACAAGATCACTGTCGAGCGGCCTCTCCGGATCGCGGGGGCCGATCCCCAACGCGTCTACACGGCCAAGGAGATCAAGCAGCTCAAGGAGGAAGGTGTCCGCGACGAGACAGCTCCCGCCGTGATCCGGAAGGCACTGCCGTACGCCGCCGCGCCGGACCCGTTGCACGGGCGCTACGAGGCAACGATCGATGGCCGCGTGCGGGTCGTGGAGTATGAGCCCGACACTGAGCTGCGCGACACCGAGCAAGTACCGCTCACCGAACCCGCCGGTGACTGTGCCGACGGCATCGAAGCGTTCTTCCGCCGCGAGGTGCTGCTCTACGCACCGGATGCCTGGATCGATAACTCCAAGACCAAGGTCGGCTACGAAATCTCCTTCACCCGCCACTTCTATCAGCCAGCACCGATGCGCACGCTAGAGGAGATCCAAGCCGACATCCGCGCGCTCGAAGCCGAGACCGACGATCTGATCACCGAGATCGCGGGTGAAATCTGA
- a CDS encoding type I restriction endonuclease subunit R gives MHLNEESLERLIVDQMVAGGWAEGAPSDYMASYAIDLGHFTAFAEQTQPDLTEALSLDAEGPTRHKFLSRLQGEITRRGVVHVLRNGVDHHGHHIDLYYPTPAPGNAKAAEMFEANRFVITRQVHHSVTNTGDAVDLVAFVNGLPVFTFELKNNITKQTVDDAVQQYQRDRDPREPLFAFGRTIAHFAVDDQRARFCTELKGTSSWFLPFDQGFNDGAGNPPNSDGVMTDYLWRRVLSPHSLAGIIENYAQIVVEKNQKTGKKKSKAIFPRYHQLDVVRRLLGDVEANGAGRRYLIQHSAGSGKSNSIAWLTHQLTETTHEGRVAFDSIIVVTDRIILDDQLTQTIKAFLQVGSTVVHADKSGDLRRAITAGKKIIVTTVQKFPYILDDIGADHRDRTFAIVIDEAHSSQGSKTSAAVSRALAGMDAEDEDTVEDRINQIIEGKKLLPNASYFAFTATPKNKTLEMFGEPVPNPDGSTGFRPFHSYTMKQAIQEGFIVDVLANYTPVGSYYKLMKTVEDDPEFDAKRASKKLRAYVEGNEHAIAQKADIMVDHFLAQVVAKRKIGGQARAMVVTSSIARCIQYFHAIRDALAARKSPYRAVVAFSGEHEYKGMKVTEASLNGFPSNAIAEQVKTDPHRILVVANKFQTGYDEPLLHTMYVDKMLSGVMAVQTLSRLNRAHPAKHDTFVLDFANDADDVQGAFEPYYRTTLLAEETDANKLHDLINDLDSFAVYTPEHIDEFVRRYLAGEPRDRLDPLLDVCVAEYIEMPDEDDQVRFKGSAKAFLRTYNFLSTVLPYGSAEWEKRSIFLDHLVPKLPAPKDEDLAAGILENIDLESYRAEKLNAMKIVLDDEDGSLTPVPASSGGHRLDPELERLSAIVRSFNDHFGNIEWNDADRVERFITEEIPRLVSEDEAYRNAQANDDPVNARVESDRALSQVMLRLIADDTQLFKEFQDNSSFKHWLAEAVFNATYRKGA, from the coding sequence TTGCATCTCAATGAAGAGAGCTTGGAAAGGCTGATCGTCGATCAGATGGTCGCTGGCGGTTGGGCTGAAGGTGCGCCAAGCGACTACATGGCTTCCTATGCGATCGATCTCGGACACTTCACCGCGTTCGCAGAGCAGACGCAGCCCGACTTGACCGAAGCACTCAGTCTCGATGCCGAGGGCCCTACGCGCCACAAATTTCTTTCTCGCTTGCAAGGTGAGATCACGCGGCGCGGAGTCGTTCATGTGTTGCGTAACGGGGTTGACCACCACGGTCACCATATTGACCTGTACTACCCGACACCTGCACCGGGTAACGCTAAGGCTGCGGAGATGTTCGAGGCGAACCGCTTCGTCATCACTCGGCAGGTCCACCACAGCGTGACGAACACGGGTGACGCGGTAGACCTCGTAGCATTCGTAAACGGCCTGCCGGTGTTCACATTCGAGTTGAAGAACAACATCACGAAGCAGACGGTTGATGACGCCGTGCAGCAGTACCAGCGTGATCGTGACCCTCGCGAGCCGCTGTTTGCCTTCGGGCGGACGATCGCTCACTTCGCAGTCGACGACCAGCGTGCCCGCTTCTGTACCGAACTCAAGGGCACGTCGTCGTGGTTCCTGCCGTTCGACCAGGGCTTCAACGATGGCGCAGGAAATCCTCCCAACTCTGACGGTGTGATGACCGACTACCTGTGGCGGCGCGTACTGTCGCCGCACAGCCTCGCCGGGATTATCGAGAACTACGCTCAGATCGTCGTCGAGAAGAACCAGAAGACGGGCAAGAAGAAGTCGAAGGCGATCTTCCCCCGCTACCACCAGCTCGACGTCGTGCGGCGATTGCTCGGCGATGTCGAGGCTAACGGTGCCGGTCGTCGGTACCTGATCCAGCACTCCGCGGGCAGCGGCAAGTCGAACTCGATCGCGTGGCTCACCCACCAGCTCACTGAGACGACCCACGAGGGCCGGGTCGCGTTCGACTCGATCATCGTCGTGACCGATCGCATCATCCTCGACGATCAGCTCACCCAGACCATCAAGGCGTTCCTCCAAGTCGGGTCAACGGTGGTCCACGCCGACAAGTCCGGAGACCTGCGGCGCGCGATCACCGCTGGCAAGAAGATCATCGTCACGACGGTGCAGAAGTTCCCCTACATCCTGGATGACATCGGGGCTGACCACCGCGACCGGACCTTCGCGATTGTGATCGATGAGGCGCACTCCTCCCAGGGGTCCAAGACCTCGGCGGCCGTTTCGCGGGCGCTCGCAGGCATGGACGCGGAGGACGAGGACACCGTCGAAGACCGGATCAACCAAATCATCGAGGGCAAGAAGTTGCTGCCAAACGCCAGCTATTTCGCCTTCACGGCGACGCCGAAGAACAAGACGCTTGAGATGTTCGGCGAGCCGGTCCCGAATCCTGACGGCAGCACCGGCTTCCGTCCGTTCCACTCGTACACGATGAAGCAGGCCATCCAGGAGGGCTTCATCGTCGACGTGCTGGCCAACTACACACCGGTTGGCAGCTACTACAAGCTCATGAAGACCGTGGAGGACGACCCCGAGTTCGACGCCAAGCGCGCATCGAAGAAGTTGCGCGCCTACGTCGAGGGCAACGAGCACGCGATCGCCCAGAAGGCCGACATCATGGTCGACCACTTCCTCGCCCAGGTCGTCGCCAAGCGCAAGATCGGCGGTCAGGCGCGCGCGATGGTCGTCACGTCCTCGATTGCGCGCTGCATCCAGTACTTCCACGCGATCCGCGACGCGTTGGCCGCTCGGAAGAGCCCGTACCGTGCCGTGGTCGCGTTCTCCGGTGAGCACGAGTACAAGGGCATGAAGGTCACGGAGGCCAGCCTCAACGGCTTCCCCTCCAACGCGATCGCTGAGCAGGTCAAGACCGACCCGCACCGGATCCTGGTCGTCGCCAACAAGTTCCAGACCGGCTACGACGAACCGCTGCTGCACACGATGTACGTGGACAAGATGCTCTCCGGTGTCATGGCAGTGCAGACGCTGTCCCGGCTCAACCGGGCCCACCCGGCCAAGCACGACACCTTCGTGCTCGACTTCGCCAACGATGCCGACGACGTCCAGGGGGCGTTCGAGCCCTACTACCGCACCACCCTCCTCGCCGAGGAGACCGATGCGAACAAGCTGCACGACCTCATCAACGACCTCGACTCCTTCGCCGTCTACACGCCCGAGCACATCGATGAGTTCGTCAGGCGCTACCTGGCGGGGGAGCCGCGCGATCGTCTGGACCCGCTCCTCGACGTCTGCGTGGCGGAGTACATCGAAATGCCCGACGAGGACGACCAGGTCCGGTTCAAGGGCAGCGCCAAGGCCTTCCTACGCACGTACAACTTCCTCTCCACAGTCCTGCCGTACGGCAGCGCCGAGTGGGAGAAGCGGTCGATCTTCCTCGACCACCTGGTGCCCAAGCTCCCGGCACCCAAGGATGAGGACCTGGCCGCCGGCATCCTCGAGAACATCGACCTGGAGTCCTACCGCGCTGAGAAGCTCAACGCGATGAAGATCGTGCTCGACGACGAGGACGGCTCTTTGACGCCCGTGCCTGCCAGCAGTGGCGGCCACCGGCTGGACCCTGAGCTCGAACGGCTCTCGGCCATCGTCCGCAGCTTCAACGACCACTTCGGCAACATCGAATGGAACGACGCCGACCGGGTCGAGCGCTTCATCACCGAAGAGATCCCGCGTCTGGTCTCAGAGGATGAGGCCTACCGCAACGCGCAGGCGAACGACGATCCCGTGAACGCTCGGGTCGAGAGTGACCGTGCCCTGAGTCAGGTGATGCTGCGCCTCATCGCCGACGACACTCAGCTGTTCAAGGAGTTCCAGGACAACAGCAGTTTCAAGCACTGGCTTGCCGAAGCCGTGTTCAACGCGACCTACAGGAAGGGTGCGTGA